The Legionella sp. PATHC032 genome has a window encoding:
- a CDS encoding DUF4949 domain-containing protein: MMFQSKLATFFGALILAGSAFASQQGACPDINVIKAEGLPMVEEIGMNYYLAYNISDYSTSSVWGFFIAPIEADSEEGALEASNEVLSMMNAPGVPHQQDEDIICSYDTGTPNLIAAAIKDGSQISPMKLKQYFKSAR; encoded by the coding sequence ATGATGTTTCAATCTAAATTAGCGACTTTTTTTGGCGCTTTAATTCTCGCCGGTTCTGCTTTTGCTTCTCAACAAGGTGCTTGCCCGGATATCAATGTAATCAAGGCGGAAGGTTTGCCTATGGTTGAAGAAATTGGCATGAATTACTATCTGGCTTATAATATCAGTGATTACAGCACCTCTTCTGTTTGGGGTTTTTTCATTGCTCCAATTGAAGCAGATTCCGAGGAAGGCGCTTTGGAAGCATCGAATGAAGTGTTAAGCATGATGAATGCTCCTGGTGTTCCTCATCAACAAGACGAAGACATCATTTGCAGTTATGACACAGGCACTCCTAATTTAATTGCCGCTGCTATCAAAGATGGCTCTCAAATTTCTCCAATGAAGTTAAAACAATACTTTAAAAGCGCTCGTTAA
- a CDS encoding TIGR01777 family oxidoreductase produces MNILLAGGSGLIGQELVRGMGEKHHFTVLGRDKGVIQKIFTTKASSLSWGELNNQDASRFDVVINLCGVNIAISRWTPKIKEEIISSRVQTTETLLHWILQQNAKPHFYCANAVGIYGLQDNGDATDLTEDTEINWEHPKDYLSEVGIRWQQTLKKAEEAGLAVTSTRFGVVLKKGKGFLGKLYPSFICGLGSTIADGRQYLSWIDSEDLVNAYQFLLNHPEITGPVNVTSPNPCMQREFAKAFAKSLHRPLLLWTPAFVIHLLFGEMGDCLINHGQKVKPKRLLEAGFEFKWPSIEKALKHQYSGA; encoded by the coding sequence GTGAATATCTTATTAGCAGGAGGCTCTGGATTAATAGGGCAAGAGTTAGTTCGTGGAATGGGAGAGAAGCACCATTTTACCGTACTGGGGCGTGATAAGGGCGTAATACAAAAGATTTTTACAACAAAAGCATCCTCTTTGTCCTGGGGTGAATTAAATAACCAGGACGCCAGTCGCTTTGACGTTGTAATCAATTTATGTGGTGTCAATATTGCCATTTCACGATGGACGCCAAAAATAAAAGAAGAAATAATCAGTTCAAGAGTTCAAACAACAGAAACATTGCTTCATTGGATTTTGCAGCAAAATGCCAAACCTCACTTTTATTGTGCCAATGCGGTTGGCATTTATGGCTTACAGGACAATGGTGATGCGACTGATTTGACCGAAGACACAGAAATTAATTGGGAACACCCAAAGGATTACTTGAGTGAAGTGGGAATTCGTTGGCAACAAACTTTAAAAAAGGCAGAGGAAGCGGGTCTCGCTGTGACTTCTACGCGTTTTGGGGTTGTTCTAAAAAAAGGAAAGGGTTTTTTGGGGAAGCTCTACCCCAGTTTTATTTGCGGATTAGGAAGTACTATTGCAGATGGTCGCCAGTATCTTTCCTGGATAGACAGTGAGGATTTGGTCAATGCCTATCAGTTTTTGTTAAATCATCCTGAAATTACCGGGCCTGTGAATGTGACCTCACCCAATCCCTGCATGCAACGAGAATTTGCTAAAGCTTTTGCCAAATCTCTGCATAGACCACTGCTATTGTGGACCCCTGCTTTCGTAATTCATCTTTTATTTGGTGAAATGGGTGATTGTTTAATCAATCATGGACAAAAGGTAAAACCCAAACGACTTTTGGAAGCTGGTTTTGAGTTTAAATGGCCTAGCATTGAAAAGGCATTAAAGCATCAGTATTCTGGTGCATAG
- a CDS encoding ankyrin repeat domain-containing protein, which produces MSQAVDQSQVIDRLNRYLKWHNMPVSLNEEGICNGLVTVYAKYVLEGKEKRFFELLDQIVRMEPDSAIESEVNQFVYDVVLTLFPHQFNKKLSQANSMCALTINNKPLVSSFDFAIATQDKNWEEIFKNLALQEDEILRVCGTVHAVAVRRKNNKYIVYDPNYSSGTKEFSNEHELISELHYNVFGYHNGFYIKGGLLGMMINVIRHPENKKPRAFPQMTQFYDRYLTENNINDVAVSFHGGTFNTLEHAAMVSHAEVIKNLLEKGAKDNDHQASGNAVMYNNMEALKTLLGKNRETELFQRLFHAALENGRDEAYDTLFSMKGALPFNSSIQAIRAAAKGGNSVLLAKVMNYFKRNHTGFSNLEDAIPSAIASGSVQCVKLLVNQLNESKKSLDDKKKMEYLLESIKQNQSYMVAYFIKDIPPEHLKTIYMSVSAVEKTNLHILRQLQNYGVPFSGMSKAAFEQKEHRLVGLRLILGIFLCKFTDFLKEILLNDCGIHCHRSEENGVKKSFFALPKVTDAVEKLQTPKLY; this is translated from the coding sequence ATGAGCCAAGCCGTTGATCAAAGTCAAGTCATTGATCGATTAAATCGGTATCTCAAATGGCATAACATGCCAGTTAGCCTGAATGAAGAAGGAATTTGCAATGGCTTGGTTACCGTGTATGCAAAATACGTACTCGAAGGTAAAGAAAAGCGCTTTTTTGAATTGCTTGATCAGATAGTCAGAATGGAGCCAGACTCAGCAATAGAGTCGGAAGTCAATCAATTCGTCTATGATGTCGTTCTCACTTTATTCCCACATCAATTTAATAAAAAACTAAGTCAGGCTAATTCCATGTGTGCCTTGACAATAAACAATAAACCCTTGGTTTCTTCTTTTGATTTTGCAATTGCAACTCAAGATAAAAATTGGGAGGAAATCTTTAAAAATCTTGCTCTGCAAGAGGATGAGATTCTCCGTGTTTGTGGTACCGTGCATGCTGTAGCCGTCAGGAGAAAAAATAATAAATACATTGTATACGATCCTAATTACTCTTCTGGTACTAAAGAATTTTCGAATGAACACGAGTTGATTTCCGAGTTGCATTACAATGTGTTCGGCTATCATAATGGATTTTATATTAAGGGTGGTCTTTTGGGGATGATGATTAATGTCATTCGCCATCCCGAAAATAAGAAGCCAAGGGCTTTTCCTCAAATGACTCAGTTTTATGATCGTTATTTAACCGAAAATAATATTAATGACGTTGCTGTTTCATTTCATGGTGGAACATTTAATACTTTAGAGCATGCTGCAATGGTTAGTCATGCTGAGGTAATAAAAAATTTGCTTGAGAAAGGAGCAAAGGATAATGATCATCAGGCTTCTGGAAATGCTGTTATGTATAACAATATGGAAGCATTAAAAACTCTACTGGGAAAAAATAGAGAGACAGAACTCTTTCAAAGGCTATTTCATGCGGCTTTGGAGAACGGGAGAGACGAGGCATACGATACCTTATTTTCAATGAAAGGTGCTTTGCCATTTAATTCGTCTATTCAAGCCATTCGAGCTGCAGCAAAAGGGGGTAATTCTGTTCTATTAGCGAAGGTAATGAATTATTTTAAAAGAAATCATACCGGATTTTCTAATCTTGAGGATGCTATTCCTTCTGCGATTGCCAGTGGAAGTGTTCAATGTGTCAAATTACTGGTTAACCAATTAAATGAAAGTAAGAAATCTTTAGATGATAAAAAAAAGATGGAGTATTTGCTGGAGTCAATAAAGCAAAATCAATCCTACATGGTTGCTTATTTTATTAAAGATATTCCACCGGAACATTTAAAAACAATCTATATGAGTGTCTCTGCTGTTGAGAAAACAAATCTGCATATTTTGCGTCAGTTACAGAATTACGGGGTTCCATTTTCAGGTATGTCAAAGGCTGCTTTTGAGCAAAAAGAACACCGTCTTGTCGGTTTAAGACTGATACTAGGTATTTTTCTTTGTAAATTCACTGATTTTCTTAAAGAAATTTTGTTGAATGATTGCGGAATACATTGCCATCGATCGGAAGAGAATGGAGTAAAAAAATCATTTTTTGCCCTCCCAAAAGTGACGGATGCGGTTGAAAAATTACAAACTCCCAAACTTTATTGA
- a CDS encoding purine NTPase, producing MKSKEERFNEWRQEKAKAEQAYIKTVPLVEEYIKSFDTLAQLRHDVANPDSEKIKKMDAHKRRTLGVLLYAKLKLDEVLEKIPDTDSQEKDLLVELNNTVSKVYDNPKSDAKNRVKVLIETTEHLLDMENHSDPQLAKELCADLYALLCIAKRSLNKNAILASWFINVDEINQKLDELLEKTEAKVESLDTILSEKPSESSDAHKEDKTIQEYFNERFTEILSKDEEQITKLDKLKVSLKEVTAGLSNIVVLRKEKVEISEKIKKIEALLKAVEENDRKVTGRQYFLDLLGGHKDHFNALMSTDGGELKKQLAGKIEQLKNPDLYQTVSSTLLWGASWATSLGTVIYRQVTPQAVQDTVTAYAPATLDSEAKTLVKELARQQLMELKKQLGMKGDELVQGYRQISGDSPELEKLIMNATSDNLEQIATATKETSKVIDGYEQIELKLRDNVEKLKGNQMTRRQLSDFIKKNDTWIVKLSNWLAENIHEIFKSDTARMIDKARKAQQKLGEFERQYQTEIESEKAKIEDNDSLSSEMKIFLKNQFEETKKAGGVEQKPQKSLSKETLQKLFINLLPEHEELSSGVTFRPFN from the coding sequence ATGAAGAGTAAAGAAGAACGATTTAATGAATGGCGCCAAGAAAAGGCGAAAGCAGAGCAGGCATACATTAAAACTGTTCCATTGGTGGAGGAATACATTAAATCATTTGATACTTTAGCTCAGCTTAGACATGATGTGGCTAATCCTGATTCTGAAAAAATTAAAAAAATGGACGCACATAAAAGGCGTACTCTGGGCGTTTTACTCTACGCCAAATTAAAATTGGATGAAGTCCTGGAAAAAATTCCAGATACTGATAGTCAGGAAAAGGATTTATTAGTTGAATTAAATAATACTGTAAGTAAAGTGTACGATAATCCCAAGTCGGATGCCAAAAACAGAGTGAAAGTTTTAATAGAAACGACAGAACACTTATTGGATATGGAAAATCATTCTGATCCACAATTGGCTAAAGAATTATGCGCCGATCTGTATGCTCTGTTATGTATTGCAAAGAGATCACTGAATAAAAATGCGATACTTGCGAGCTGGTTCATCAATGTTGATGAAATCAATCAAAAACTGGATGAATTATTAGAAAAGACAGAAGCAAAAGTCGAAAGCCTGGATACAATCCTGTCAGAGAAACCAAGTGAATCATCAGATGCTCATAAAGAAGACAAAACAATACAGGAATATTTTAATGAGCGATTCACGGAAATTTTAAGTAAAGATGAAGAGCAAATAACAAAACTGGATAAGTTAAAGGTTAGCCTCAAAGAGGTGACTGCAGGACTATCAAATATTGTGGTCTTAAGGAAAGAAAAGGTAGAAATTAGTGAAAAAATTAAAAAAATTGAAGCCTTACTGAAAGCAGTAGAAGAAAACGATAGAAAAGTAACAGGAAGACAATATTTTTTAGATTTGCTAGGCGGCCATAAAGATCACTTTAATGCTCTCATGAGTACTGACGGTGGGGAATTAAAAAAACAGTTGGCAGGGAAAATAGAACAGCTCAAGAACCCGGATTTGTATCAAACCGTTTCTTCGACCCTTTTATGGGGAGCAAGCTGGGCCACTTCTCTGGGAACAGTCATTTATCGCCAGGTAACTCCTCAAGCGGTTCAGGATACTGTTACAGCTTATGCTCCTGCAACCCTGGATAGTGAAGCAAAAACTCTTGTGAAGGAATTGGCGAGACAGCAGTTAATGGAGTTAAAAAAACAACTGGGTATGAAAGGTGATGAATTGGTTCAGGGATATAGGCAAATATCCGGTGATAGTCCCGAATTGGAAAAGCTGATAATGAATGCCACTTCAGACAATCTGGAACAAATTGCAACAGCAACAAAGGAAACAAGCAAAGTGATTGATGGATATGAGCAAATTGAGCTTAAGCTTAGGGATAATGTAGAAAAGCTTAAAGGAAATCAGATGACTAGAAGACAATTATCTGATTTTATTAAGAAAAACGACACCTGGATAGTAAAATTATCCAACTGGCTTGCGGAGAATATCCACGAAATATTTAAGTCAGATACAGCTCGGATGATTGATAAGGCTAGAAAAGCGCAACAAAAACTGGGAGAATTTGAAAGACAGTATCAAACGGAGATTGAAAGTGAAAAAGCAAAAATTGAAGATAATGATTCATTGTCCTCAGAAATGAAAATTTTTTTAAAAAATCAGTTTGAAGAAACAAAAAAAGCAGGTGGGGTGGAGCAGAAACCACAGAAAAGTCTCAGCAAGGAAACTCTGCAGAAATTATTTATAAACCTGTTGCCTGAACATGAAGAGCTCTCATCTGGGGTAACATTCAGACCGTTTAATTAA
- a CDS encoding NUDIX hydrolase has translation MAIKNLTNNGGIGEILANIPQGDVVVLNINDILVRNPVLEHGDTPPALTDNNLPAVLRYLKETKHPVILLTSYDEKYNERTIAQLKHLDLSYDVLIHSKDKAGTLIEHLKKTSRSKKLHVFENDKSQLEAIDKAITDAQLNIKTTYYHYKPCTQLLTDSDKPEGFPENLSSIELGASLGGGTSSTYKVRDTSNQKAYVLKFGSSEVQIKVEVLMNVLYQRLRVPVAHVQAYRSVNQVLAKSLNFEHVERTVQLAELLKPHQIQDEKAIIAQARRNFIVHAFMGNIDVAKLDNFIQTEGGEARLIDSGACFIFRALGDLREEMSAEVSEIDSMRNHEINLSGALWFGDLSPEEIKRQVHDLINQRSTIEKTIWEVSQQLEIPSFVQRQLLSGFSNRLDNLAQRYGFATQRFAKRDKAAIAGKTAAGVMHIQKDENGELFVLLSKRARHNWCDNFGGKSDIEDVSLARTAQREAKEESNGVLDYSDRELAEAPFHDIITQTTNGEQYLYRMYFIEGINPVDTTQLLDKEHESFHWVPLINLQNALKENSAVVEEEQITIQVKDINNQDVIIFPPLYAMLRQGPVSALIDDLLLNSNFRTQSTQGLAEEPDSSEQSKKNTYRPIASPEQVETEIIATSIKKAKVLDEIKKKGHVSSKKPKTLIKKDYQPANTGERILSQSELHLKVVMGDDFRVQESTAENIKKFLDKHNKGLSEEEKQRLINQTAEMIQYEKDHPERVFFYHGTNSDIAYAYAVYTAIYQILAANSGIGALRMDNPLFHKCLTIEEFISHFKDISESGKVSNYDSGYMESAISANLFLFGSHNVEGSNTIEYYTNNESATKTNLQNMLSASIQSMGVGVGIINQLIALAKEFPYQGQGALYQVSLPLELVDKYAYLAAPGGRLNPLLTERGETTNISQLLNEMTRGRVDKQYIETLQARLMTPPDAPITMRDYHWGKPGNQEMQDHFNHKIHKLAENIVFDIMKHQNQLNKLNSKLPLMRNLRDVYGQARLNIGSNKITDELVIQLLESGDLESIIRITETHPEFKDKLLKSNKISYSEKTSHKNENKTLLERLLKIPNCQETVRAIYGEQFYEGRLDKLPFISVFFVIEKDKRMQFAIDHQDKIKDAQTLAHVLKELPEEKKLDFAGKCKDLIGDSKSLNAVLENLPLDQRLDFANQCKKKIRDALDLANVLTKLPENKKLKFATTCEYKIGDATGLASVLFRLPEGERFQFAIDCEDRVRDASELYEVSLNLPDEQRLEFIMRSEDKINDANDIRSALLVLPYYQRLKFASRHENKIKNGYDLGSFLYGLLQDDKIDFVLKHENKIKDAQGLANILNNLPQENKINFAHRHEDKIKDVAGLVSVLIELPQDEKISFAIKHEDKINNAAELASVVYELPLTNRLDFAIKHENKIKNAQEIAMVKDVLPKDKKLYFTARNEDRIKANEKQLSLSNNAKIHMSIVKIPADERKENILAVYRVLKNDDFLRNQDGTVSTIIKQIKEIVREIDSSEEVNITNAIMEIKKMIVNNRDNNHSDNANCIINAFAKPSCCDFRKIREVLSTNRAIYEIMNRKEFVAKNE, from the coding sequence ATGGCAATCAAAAATCTAACAAACAACGGAGGCATTGGTGAAATTTTAGCAAATATCCCCCAAGGTGATGTAGTAGTATTGAATATTAATGACATTCTAGTGCGTAACCCAGTGCTGGAGCATGGTGACACTCCACCAGCATTAACTGACAATAATCTTCCGGCAGTACTCAGGTATTTAAAAGAAACTAAACATCCAGTGATACTGCTTACCTCATACGATGAAAAATACAACGAGAGAACCATTGCGCAGTTAAAACATTTGGACTTAAGTTATGATGTTTTAATTCACTCCAAAGACAAAGCAGGGACTCTGATCGAGCACCTAAAGAAAACATCACGATCTAAAAAGTTACATGTTTTTGAGAATGACAAAAGTCAACTTGAGGCAATTGATAAAGCAATTACTGATGCTCAGTTAAATATAAAAACTACTTATTATCATTACAAACCGTGTACACAATTATTAACAGACTCAGACAAACCAGAAGGCTTTCCTGAGAATTTGTCATCTATTGAGCTTGGCGCATCACTTGGCGGTGGAACCTCAAGTACGTATAAAGTTAGAGATACTAGTAACCAAAAAGCTTATGTTCTAAAGTTTGGCTCTAGTGAGGTGCAAATAAAAGTTGAAGTGTTGATGAATGTACTTTATCAGCGTTTGAGAGTACCAGTTGCCCACGTGCAAGCGTATCGTTCTGTAAACCAGGTTTTAGCTAAATCATTAAATTTTGAACATGTTGAAAGAACGGTTCAACTTGCCGAACTGCTTAAACCACATCAAATCCAGGATGAGAAAGCTATTATTGCCCAAGCACGCAGGAATTTTATAGTTCATGCATTCATGGGGAATATTGATGTTGCCAAGTTGGATAACTTTATTCAAACAGAAGGTGGTGAAGCAAGATTAATCGACTCAGGTGCCTGTTTTATATTTAGAGCCCTTGGTGATTTGCGCGAAGAGATGTCAGCAGAAGTTAGTGAAATAGACTCGATGCGTAATCATGAAATCAATCTTTCTGGGGCTCTATGGTTTGGCGATTTAAGTCCCGAAGAAATTAAAAGACAGGTTCATGACTTGATAAATCAGCGTTCTACAATTGAGAAAACTATATGGGAGGTAAGCCAACAGCTTGAAATTCCCTCTTTTGTTCAACGTCAATTACTTTCTGGTTTTTCCAATCGCCTTGATAACTTGGCTCAACGCTATGGATTTGCAACACAGCGTTTTGCCAAACGTGACAAAGCGGCTATAGCAGGAAAAACTGCAGCAGGAGTCATGCATATCCAAAAAGATGAAAATGGTGAATTATTTGTTCTGTTATCAAAACGTGCACGTCATAATTGGTGTGATAATTTTGGTGGCAAGAGTGATATCGAGGATGTATCCCTTGCAAGAACTGCACAAAGAGAGGCAAAGGAAGAGTCCAATGGGGTGCTAGATTATAGCGATAGAGAGCTAGCTGAAGCCCCATTTCACGACATTATCACTCAAACCACAAATGGTGAACAATACTTGTATCGAATGTATTTTATTGAAGGCATTAATCCGGTTGATACTACACAGCTACTTGATAAAGAACACGAGTCATTTCATTGGGTTCCCTTAATAAATTTACAGAATGCATTAAAAGAAAACAGCGCTGTTGTTGAAGAAGAACAGATAACCATTCAAGTTAAAGACATAAACAATCAGGATGTGATTATTTTTCCGCCTCTTTATGCTATGCTGCGTCAGGGGCCGGTCAGTGCCTTGATCGATGACCTATTATTAAATAGTAATTTTCGTACACAGAGCACGCAAGGCTTGGCTGAGGAACCAGATAGTTCTGAGCAAAGCAAGAAAAATACTTATCGACCAATTGCATCTCCTGAACAAGTTGAGACAGAGATAATAGCAACCTCTATCAAAAAAGCAAAAGTGCTCGATGAGATCAAAAAGAAAGGGCATGTTTCTTCAAAAAAACCTAAAACACTCATCAAAAAAGACTATCAACCAGCAAATACTGGCGAACGTATTCTTTCTCAAAGCGAATTACATCTTAAAGTAGTTATGGGAGATGATTTTCGTGTTCAAGAATCAACTGCAGAGAATATAAAAAAGTTTTTAGATAAACATAACAAGGGATTATCAGAAGAAGAAAAGCAGCGGCTAATTAATCAAACTGCCGAGATGATTCAGTATGAAAAAGACCATCCCGAGAGAGTATTCTTCTATCATGGCACGAATAGCGATATTGCTTACGCTTACGCTGTCTACACAGCAATTTATCAAATTCTTGCTGCAAACAGCGGTATCGGTGCTTTACGTATGGATAATCCTCTTTTTCATAAATGCCTTACTATTGAAGAATTCATCAGTCACTTTAAAGACATTTCTGAAAGTGGAAAGGTTAGTAATTATGATAGTGGTTATATGGAATCTGCAATATCCGCTAATCTTTTTTTATTTGGAAGTCATAATGTGGAGGGCTCCAACACAATTGAATATTACACTAACAATGAATCGGCTACCAAAACTAATTTACAGAACATGCTGTCTGCAAGTATTCAATCAATGGGAGTGGGTGTGGGCATAATAAATCAACTAATAGCCTTGGCAAAAGAATTTCCATACCAAGGCCAAGGAGCTTTATATCAAGTGAGCTTACCTTTAGAGTTAGTAGATAAGTACGCCTATTTAGCAGCTCCAGGAGGACGTTTAAATCCTCTATTAACAGAAAGAGGTGAAACAACTAACATTTCGCAATTATTGAATGAAATGACCAGAGGTCGAGTTGATAAACAATATATAGAAACTCTTCAGGCACGTTTGATGACACCACCTGATGCGCCTATTACCATGCGGGATTATCATTGGGGTAAACCCGGCAATCAGGAAATGCAAGATCACTTTAATCATAAAATTCACAAACTGGCTGAAAATATTGTATTTGACATTATGAAGCATCAAAACCAATTGAATAAATTAAACTCAAAATTGCCTTTGATGCGTAATCTGCGTGATGTTTACGGACAAGCAAGATTAAATATTGGCAGCAACAAGATAACAGACGAACTTGTTATTCAATTGCTTGAATCCGGGGATTTAGAAAGTATTATAAGGATTACCGAAACTCACCCTGAATTTAAAGATAAGTTACTAAAATCAAATAAAATTTCTTATAGTGAGAAAACTTCCCATAAAAATGAAAACAAAACACTACTAGAAAGATTGTTGAAAATTCCTAATTGCCAGGAGACAGTGCGAGCTATCTATGGCGAACAATTTTACGAGGGAAGATTAGACAAACTACCCTTTATTTCAGTTTTTTTTGTGATAGAAAAAGATAAGAGAATGCAATTTGCCATTGACCATCAAGATAAAATCAAAGATGCTCAAACATTGGCTCATGTCTTAAAGGAACTGCCTGAAGAAAAAAAACTGGATTTTGCAGGAAAATGTAAAGATTTAATCGGTGACAGCAAAAGCCTTAACGCTGTGTTGGAGAATTTACCTCTTGATCAAAGGTTAGATTTTGCAAACCAGTGTAAAAAGAAAATTAGAGATGCACTTGATCTTGCTAATGTATTAACTAAGCTACCTGAAAACAAAAAGCTTAAGTTTGCAACCACTTGTGAATATAAAATTGGAGACGCTACCGGACTTGCATCGGTTTTATTTCGTTTACCTGAAGGTGAAAGGTTTCAATTTGCAATCGATTGTGAAGATAGAGTAAGAGATGCTTCTGAACTTTATGAAGTATCACTTAATTTACCTGATGAGCAACGGCTCGAATTTATAATGAGATCAGAAGATAAAATCAACGATGCCAACGACATTAGGTCTGCTCTATTGGTGTTACCTTATTATCAAAGACTGAAGTTTGCAAGCAGACATGAGAATAAAATTAAAAATGGCTACGACTTAGGATCTTTTTTATATGGTTTGCTTCAGGATGACAAAATAGATTTTGTACTTAAACATGAAAATAAAATTAAGGATGCTCAAGGGCTTGCTAACATTTTGAATAATTTGCCCCAAGAAAATAAAATAAATTTTGCACACAGACACGAAGATAAAATTAAGGATGTCGCAGGGCTTGTCTCTGTTTTGATTGAACTACCGCAAGATGAAAAAATAAGTTTTGCAATTAAGCATGAAGATAAAATTAACAATGCGGCAGAGCTCGCTTCCGTTGTATATGAATTACCGTTGACTAATAGGCTCGATTTTGCAATCAAACATGAGAATAAAATTAAAAACGCCCAGGAGATAGCAATGGTTAAAGATGTGCTGCCTAAAGACAAAAAACTATACTTTACAGCTAGAAATGAAGATAGAATTAAAGCTAATGAAAAACAATTGTCTTTATCCAATAACGCAAAAATCCATATGAGTATTGTCAAGATACCTGCCGATGAAAGGAAAGAAAACATTTTGGCAGTCTACAGGGTATTAAAAAATGATGATTTTTTGAGAAATCAAGATGGCACAGTATCAACTATTATTAAACAGATAAAAGAGATTGTGAGAGAGATTGACTCGTCAGAAGAAGTAAATATAACCAATGCCATTATGGAAATCAAAAAAATGATAGTTAATAACAGAGATAATAATCACAGCGACAATGCTAATTGCATCATCAACGCATTTGCCAAACCAAGTTGTTGCGATTTTCGAAAAATCCGCGAAGTTTTGTCAACAAACCGTGCAATTTATGAAATAATGAATAGGAAAGAGTTTGTTGCGAAAAATGAATAG
- a CDS encoding chitinase, with protein sequence MRYSRFLCLLNGMLLSSNVAAGSPSAPIFSPYVDLTINTYWDSQSQDMEPMDLIFPAKKLGIKAYHLAFITDSGQCQPAWGAQQNYSVAKGWGKKQFDTLSREGVKLTVSFGGASGTDISYHCDKNQLINTFNQVINQYHANVLDFDIENGTANISNLLQSLKLFQQENPDILLSFTLPVMPEGLTSVGKEIITSAAALGLHFNVNIMAMDYGPAYSGDMGDYAISAATNLHQFLREIYPDKKPEALWQMIEVTPMIGVNDVNTEQFTLSNAAQLKQFAQKNSLGGLSMWSFNRDKPCADQWASPICSGNNLQSHDYEFVKYFQ encoded by the coding sequence ATGCGATATAGCCGGTTTTTATGTTTATTAAATGGCATGTTATTATCCAGTAATGTTGCAGCGGGTTCACCCTCTGCCCCTATATTTAGTCCTTATGTTGATTTAACGATTAATACTTATTGGGATTCGCAATCACAGGATATGGAGCCAATGGATTTGATTTTCCCAGCAAAAAAATTGGGGATCAAAGCCTATCATTTGGCCTTTATTACAGACAGTGGTCAATGCCAACCTGCTTGGGGAGCCCAGCAAAATTATAGTGTGGCAAAGGGATGGGGTAAGAAACAGTTCGATACTTTATCAAGAGAGGGTGTGAAACTCACCGTTTCATTCGGTGGGGCGAGTGGTACTGATATTTCCTATCATTGTGATAAAAATCAATTAATCAATACGTTTAATCAAGTGATTAATCAATATCATGCGAATGTCCTCGATTTTGATATAGAAAATGGAACAGCCAATATTTCTAACTTGTTACAGTCTTTGAAATTATTCCAACAGGAGAATCCGGATATCTTGTTAAGTTTCACTCTTCCTGTGATGCCGGAGGGTTTAACTTCTGTTGGAAAAGAGATAATCACTTCAGCAGCTGCTCTAGGCCTTCATTTTAATGTAAACATAATGGCTATGGATTATGGACCGGCTTATAGTGGAGATATGGGGGATTATGCCATATCCGCCGCAACGAATCTCCATCAGTTTTTGCGGGAAATTTATCCGGATAAAAAACCGGAGGCTTTATGGCAGATGATTGAAGTAACGCCAATGATCGGTGTGAATGATGTGAATACAGAGCAATTTACCTTATCTAATGCAGCCCAATTAAAACAGTTTGCACAGAAAAACTCGTTGGGAGGATTATCTATGTGGTCTTTCAATCGGGATAAACCTTGTGCTGACCAATGGGCAAGTCCCATATGCAGCGGTAATAATTTGCAGAGTCATGATTATGAATTTGTGAAGTATTTTCAGTAA